The nucleotide sequence TATATATAGTTCCTTTTCTTTTATCATACGGTTCTATAATGCCAATAGCAAATGCTTATTCCATGCAATTTGCCACATGTGCTTATATTATCCTGATATCTGTTTTAATTTTGCTTATAAAAAATGCTAAATGGAAAGAGAAAAAAGATGGCTACTACATTTGTTTTCTTCTTGTAGGAATGGCTACGAGCTATTTTGATTACTTTACTTATCCTGCAACAACATTTGGCGTATTAATAGTTGTTTATTTAGTGCTTAATGCAGATGCTGCAAATCCATTCGAAGCTATTTTGGATATTGTTAGGAATGGATTTGTATGGGTCATTGGTTATGCTGGAATGTGGATTTCTAAATGGGTATTGGCTTCAGTTTTATTAAATAAAGATTTTATTAAAGCTGGAATAGGAGCTGCAAATTCCAGATCTTCACTTAATTCAAACAGTGAAATGGGAGAGTATAGTCTGGGACTTGTAATAAAAATTAATTTTAACAATTGGACCAATTCTCCGATAACACAACTGCTTATTATTTTCGTTATCGTAGCATTTTTATATGTCATTTTACGTGGAAAAGATGTGGCCATCAGGAATTCTATATTTATTTTTCTGCCAATAATGTTAATCCCGTTTGTATGGTATATTTGTATAGGAAATCATTCTTTTGTACATAACTGGTTTACTTATAAGGAATTGATTATTTTTGGATTTGTCTTGTCCTGTATTCCTATATATGCATTAGAAAATGTAGATCATCCTGCTTTAAGGAAGAATTTAAAAAAAGAAAAGATAAACAAAAATAAAAACCATAAATAAAAGATAGTTTCTATGTAAAGAAAAGATGAGAGAAAATTTTCAAAAAAACTGGCTTAGACTCCCCTATGGAATCTAACCCTTTGAGCTTAACTTACTGACATTGGATACTGAAAAATAACAAAGTGATAAAAAAATGACCACCGGAGACTATGTGTTTAATGGAAAAAAAGAGCATGGAAAATATGAATTTACTGGAAATTGTAAAGGACTGGAAACCGATTTTTGCAGAAAACCAGCTTAGAACGGCAAGGAATTATATAGAAAAGGGAAATTATAGAAAATTTGCGTCAAATGGTCGGGTAGCGTCTGCCACGATCGGGAATTTCCATCCTAGAATAAGTAAGACACCTGCGAAAGCTTCAGATGAGTGGGATATCGAATACTTTGACTGTGACTGCGCCATAGCAAACAGCAAAAAGAACTGGTGGATGGCTACAGAAAAGAGACCCTGTCCGCATGAGGCAGCCCTGCTTTTTTTGTGGGAAAGAAGTCATGGTGAATGGAGATTTGTGGAGACAGAAGAGGAAAGAGACGAGAGGATAAAAAAGGAAAAAAAGAAAAAAAGGAAAATTGAACTTCTGGCTCAGAAAGAACGGGAAGAAAAAATCGAAATGAAATGTGAAAAGTTTGATTTCGGTAGGAAAAGGACAGATGAGCCTTTATACTTTGATATCCCGAATATTGTAAAGAGTATTAATACAGATCTCTATGCTGTCAATAGGGGAAACGAATATTACGATAATGTCAGCTTCAAGGGAGAACCTGATATATCTTTTGGAAATGATGGATACCAGCAGTTGAGTGTCCTGACCCATACTGATGATGAGATTGAGCCGGCTGACACTGAGATCATCATCGGCAGAAAAGAATTAATAAAACACAATTGCAGCTGCAGAGTGAGAAGATCAGCATATTATTACAGTTTTTTTGATAATAAATTATGCGGACACGAGCTTGCAAGTCTAAAAAAACTATGGGATTATGTCAATGAATATAATCCCGGAGATGAAACGGATAATGCGGCAGAGAGTATCTTCAGGATCATTGACAGAACGAATCTTTTTGATGAAGAGGATGAGGACAGCGAGCATGTGATCAAAAAAAAGATCATAACATTGTGCCCGCGGCTTGTGCAGAGCGGTGCTGAATTGTATCTGAGCTTCAGGATGGGAAAAAACAATGGCAGGATGCTGATGCTGAAATCCTACAGGAAATTGCAGGAGGCGATAGAGGGAGAAGAAGTATTTACATTGGGAAAATCACTGAAATGTGATTTTTCTACAGAAACCTTTGATGAAAAAAGCGAAAAATGGCTGGGATACATTTTGGGAAGACTGGGAGACGTGGACAGTATAAACAAAAAAATCCTTGCCAATACATATGGGTACTATGGAAGAGAAATCAGTATCCCAGTTAATGAACAGCTTACAGATAAGGTTCTTGACCGCTTCTTTGAACTTGCTGAGGGAATGGATCTGGAGATAGAAAATAAAAACTATCTTATCAGCAACACTATTCACATTGGAGAAGGAAAAGCAAAGATCAAGTTGCTGTGTAATGAAATGAAAACAGCAGGCAAGCCTGTAGGAGTCAGGATCACGGGACAGATGCCAACGATTCTGTATGGTCAGACTGATAAATACGAGCTGACAGACAGAAGGCTTGGCAAAATATCAAAAGAAGAATGGGATGTACTGAATACCTTTAAGAAAGCTTCTGATTCAATGGGAAATATAAGCTTTCATGTAGGTAAAAACAGACTGGCAGAATTTTACTACAGAGTTGTGCCGGGACTTATCGATAATCCCTATATTGATTTCGAGGATGAATCCGGAAAGTCCATAGAATCCATACTTCCGCCGGAACCGGAATTTAGTATAAAACTTGATGTGGAAGGTGATTTCTGTGTTGCAGACTGTGAAGTCAGATATGGGGAAAATACACATCTCCTTATGAACCGGGAGGATGCGGAGAAAACGGAATATCATGATTTCGCGCAGGAACACCGGGTGATAACGGCTGTGGAAAAATATCTGCCGATACATGATAAAGATACAAACAGATGGAAGGCTGCATCTGATGATAATAATTTATTCAGGCTGATCACACAGGGAATACGTGAACTGAATAAATATGCAGAAGTCTCCGGAAGCGGTGAATTTTACAGGCATAAGGTAAGGACGACACCGAAGATAAGCTTTAACATTTCTGTTGACAGCGGACTTCTTGATATAGAAGTTTTATCAAAAGACCTTTCGAGAGAGGAACTTACAAAGATATATAAAAGCTACAAACAGAAAAAGCGTTATTATAAGCTGAAGGATGGAAGCTTTATAGAACTGGATGACAGCATCTCGTTTTCATCCATAGAACAGATAGCCTCCGGCATAAATGTTCCCATTGAGGAACTTTTTGGCAGGAAAAAACAGGTTCCGATGTTCAGGGCACTCTATCTTGATAAGCTTCTGGAGGAGCATGAAGAGCTTGTCAGCAGTAGGGACAGAA is from Lachnospiraceae bacterium C1.1 and encodes:
- a CDS encoding DEAD/DEAH box helicase: MEKKSMENMNLLEIVKDWKPIFAENQLRTARNYIEKGNYRKFASNGRVASATIGNFHPRISKTPAKASDEWDIEYFDCDCAIANSKKNWWMATEKRPCPHEAALLFLWERSHGEWRFVETEEERDERIKKEKKKKRKIELLAQKEREEKIEMKCEKFDFGRKRTDEPLYFDIPNIVKSINTDLYAVNRGNEYYDNVSFKGEPDISFGNDGYQQLSVLTHTDDEIEPADTEIIIGRKELIKHNCSCRVRRSAYYYSFFDNKLCGHELASLKKLWDYVNEYNPGDETDNAAESIFRIIDRTNLFDEEDEDSEHVIKKKIITLCPRLVQSGAELYLSFRMGKNNGRMLMLKSYRKLQEAIEGEEVFTLGKSLKCDFSTETFDEKSEKWLGYILGRLGDVDSINKKILANTYGYYGREISIPVNEQLTDKVLDRFFELAEGMDLEIENKNYLISNTIHIGEGKAKIKLLCNEMKTAGKPVGVRITGQMPTILYGQTDKYELTDRRLGKISKEEWDVLNTFKKASDSMGNISFHVGKNRLAEFYYRVVPGLIDNPYIDFEDESGKSIESILPPEPEFSIKLDVEGDFCVADCEVRYGENTHLLMNREDAEKTEYHDFAQEHRVITAVEKYLPIHDKDTNRWKAASDDNNLFRLITQGIRELNKYAEVSGSGEFYRHKVRTTPKISFNISVDSGLLDIEVLSKDLSREELTKIYKSYKQKKRYYKLKDGSFIELDDSISFSSIEQIASGINVPIEELFGRKKQVPMFRALYLDKLLEEHEELVSSRDRTFRSLVKGFRTIRDADYEIPDRMEGILRNYQIYGHKWMRTVTENHFGGILADEMGLGKTLETISVMVAMKGKDDYRSSLVVCPASLVYNWEEEIKRFAPELSVETVAGNPSSRKEVLKKAGEEGCSDVYITSYDLLRADIDKYKKKRFSLMVIDEAQYIKNTKAAMTKAVKIVNAEMRMALTGTPIENRLAELWSIFDFLMPGFLYDYKTFSEDFEAPITRKKDEEITSRLKKMVSPFILRRKKEDVLKDLPAKLEEVRYAKFDKKQREVYDAQVLKMKGLLENEPETGEGKIKILAELTRIRQICCDPSLLFENYKGDSAKREACIELVKNAIGGNHRMLIFSQFTSMLDLLEEDLKAEKIPYFKITGSTGKEKRLKYVHDFNEGDVPVFLISLKAGGTGLNLTGADMVIHYDPWWNLAAQNQATDRAHRIGQTKTVTVYKLIAKGTIEEKIMEMQEAKKDLADAILSGEQKSLMSLSNEELMELLQG